TTTATGCGCCTGTGTGATTTCGCCGCCTTCCCGCCCAACACGCAAATTTGCAGGCAGTTACCATGAGCGAAACCCAAGGCTTTCACGGCTCGTATGCTGCCAGCGATGTCACGTTTCTGTTGCGGCAAATCGTGATGGAAACCACGCCCGTGGAGGAAAAGGAACGCCTGATTCAAAGCGGGCAACGCCATTATTCCGAAATGCTGACGTTGGAATCGCCGCCATCGGCTGCGCATCAAGCCTTGTTCGAGCAAGCACTGGATGATGGGCTGGAACGCCTTGCCCGCGAAGTGCAAGCCTTGGCACTGGCCTTGCAACAACGTCGCCCAAATCGCCCGATTGTGCTGGTCAGTTTCGTGCGGGCGGGTGTGCCGTTGGGCGTATTGCTGGTACGTGCCTTGCGCGAGTTGGGTGTGGAAAGTGAGCATTACGGCATCAGCATTGTGCGGGACAAAGGCATCGACCAAGCAGCGGTGGATTGGATCGAGCAACGCCATGCCTTCGCTGACATTGTGTGGGTCGATGGCTGGGTCGGCAAAGGCGCAATTCATGGCGAATTACAACGTTCGCTAGGTAAACGTTACCCTGACAGTGAGATTCCCTTGGTGGTGTTGGCTGACCCGACCGGCAAGGCGTGGCTGGCAGCATCCGGGGAAGATTGGCTGATTCCATTTGGCGTTTTAGGCTCTACCGTTTCCGGCTTGGTGTCGCGCTCGATTTTACGCGAGGATGGCGGCTGGCACGCTTGCGTCAATTACGCGCATTTGGCGGAATACGATGTTAGCCAATGGTTTGTCGATACCGTGGATGCTTGCCGTCGTCGTCAACAGGGTGTCGCGGCGGCAGATTGGGCGGATGCGTTGCGCCACACCCTGCTGGCGCAATCACAAGCTACCATTGCACAACTAGTTGAAACCTATGACATTACCAACCTTAACCGCTTGAAACCGGGGATTGCGGAAGCCACCCGTGCGGTCATGCGGCGCGTGCCAGAACACATTTTGGTGCAGCGCCTCGATGACCCGAATATCCGCTTATTACGCCATCTTGCCGAATCGCGGGGTATTACCCTGCAAGCGGTTGGGGATGGGCTTGCGCCATACCGTGCGATAACCATAATCAAGAAGACCACATGACCACACGAATTTCTCCTTACCAGTTAGGCGCAACCTTATACATGCCAGCAACACGCCCCGATTTGCTGGAGGTGATTTTACGGCAGAAAATCCCCGATCTGCGCTCGATGGTGATTTGCCTCGAAGACGCGGTGCGCGAAGATGAAGTCGCTGCCAGCTTGACTAACCTGCAACACTGTTTGCACGAACTGCGCGGGCAAGAGCGCGGCGTACCGCTGGTATTTATTCGCCCGCGTCATCCCCAGATGGCGCACAAGCTATTGGCGATGCAAGGCATTGAGTGCATTGACGGCTTTGTGCTGCCCAAGTTTGATAACCAGTCGTTTGCAGCGTGGTATGCGGTGGTGCAAGCTGCGCCCGCGCATTTGCTGTTTATGCCGACGCTGGAAACCGCACAAGTGTTGGATGCATTGGCAGTGCGCGAATTGTGCGAACGCTTGCAAGATGACGGGATTAAGTCGCGGATATTAGCATTACGGATTGGCGGTAACGATTTGTTGTCGTGCTTACGCTTGCGTACTCACCATGCCCATACCTTATACGATGGCCCGTTGGGGTATGTCGTGGCAATGCTGGTGACGCATTTTGCTCCAGCAGGTTTTCACTTGACCGCGCCCGTGTTTGAATATTTTCAGGATCACACCGTCTTGCAAGCCGAATTCCAGCGCGATTTGCTGCATGGTTTGGTGGGTAAAACGGTGATTCACCCTAGCCAGATTGCGGTGATCCATCAGGCGTTGAAAGTGGATAGCCGTGATTACGAAGCGGCGTTGCGGATTTTGGATGATGCCATGCCTGCGGTATTCCAGTTTGAAGGCGCGATGTGCGAACCCGCGACGCATCACCATTGGGCAGTGCAGGTGATGGAACGTGCCAAGCATTTTGGGTGTCATTTGCACGCGGTGGCGGTGGATGAGGGCATGGAGAAAGAGTGTGCGGCGTTGTATTAAGGCAACCTCTCCCCTCACTTCATTGCTATAATCCCCCGTATGGGAAATAAAGACATCATCAGCAAATCCGTACTGGGTCATTTAGCCGCCGATATTGCCAATCTATTACTCAATTTGAATGTAGATGCGCAAGATGTGGAGCTACTGGATACCGAACAGCAGCGCGTCGAACAGCGCCGTGCCGACCTAGTGGCGCGGATGCGCAGCAAAGCCGACGATACACCGTTTATCTTGCATATCGAAATTCAAAACCAGAATGACACGGCGATGCCTTTACGCATGTTGCGTTATTTCACTGATATTCAGCTCGCTCACCCACAGGAAAGTGTACACCAGCACTTAATTTACATAGGCAAAGAGCGCCTCACCATGCCCGATCATTTTCAGGCACGCGCTTTCACCTACCGCTATGAACTGCTGGATATGCACACCGTGGATTGCAGTTTATTGCTCACGCAAGACACACCGGACGCGCTGGTTCTCGCCATTTTATGCGACTTCAAAGGTCGCCCCGAACAAGAAATGGTCAATTACATCGTGCTGCGCTTACGCGAGCTGATGGGCGAAGACGAAAGCGGTTTCCGCAACTACTTTGAAATGCTCGAAACCTTGGCTGAAAACCGTGATCTACAACCTTATTTAGAAGAGGCTGAAAAAATGTTAACTGAAGTCGATGTAACAAAATTTGCCTCCTACCGCTGGGGAGTACGAGCGGGTCTTGAACAAGGGATCGAACAAGGCATCGAAAAAGGCGAGTTAAAAAAAGCACAAGAGATTGCTCGTCAATTGTTAACGCTGGGTGTGATTCCAGAAGAAGACGTTGCACGTATTACCAGCTTAAGCTTGGAGCAAGTAATAGCGCTGCGATCACAGCACTAGGGGTTTACACGCCCCCCAACTGCGCCGAAATCGCCTTCCCCGCCGCCTGCACCGCCTCCACCCACGCCATCTGCCGCCGCTCCATCGGGGCAGATACCGACAGACCCGCCACTGCCCTGCCCGTGCTGTCATAAATCAACACACCGATGCACCCTACGCCGATTTCCGCCTCTTCATTATCCAGCGCGTAGCCCTGTTGCGCCGCTTGCTGGCAAACGCTCAGCAATTGCGGTAAGGTCGAAAGCGTGTTGCGGGTATACGCGGGTAAATTGGTGCGCTGCGCGTAGCTGCGAATATCGTCATCACTGCCCACCCCCAACATCAGCTTGCCGACGGCGGTAACGTGCAGCGGCGCACGGCTGCCGACCACTTGTTGCACATGCATCATGCGGTTCGGCGTGGCTTTTTCGATGTACACCACCACATCGCCTTCGCGCAAAGTGAGGTTGACCGACTCGTTCAATTGATCACGCAAGGCTTCCATGTAGGGCAACGCCACCGAACGCAAGTCGATCTTATTGTGCAAACGCACCCCTAATTGCAACAAGTGAATCCCCAGCCGGTAACGCCCCGCCGGGTCACGTTCCACAAACCGATTGTCGATCAAGGAACTGAGGATGCGGTGCGCGGTGGAAGTGTGTAACCCCGTTTCCGCGCTCAACACTTTCAGGCTGATCGGCTCAGGGTAACGGGCGATGGCATCGAGCAACGCGGCGGCGCGGTCGATGACTTGGATACGGGTGGTGTCGGTTTCTGCTTTCATGGCAGTAGTATAGAACAATTTCCCACAATGTGGAAACTATACCGTATTGCGATAAATCACCAGGACGCTTATTGTTAGCCCATAGCAACACATTCAGGAGACACGACCATGACTGCACCCACTTTCTGCGAAGGCATCTTGCATTTCGGCGCACCATCCAGCGCGTTCACGCAATACGGCGCGAGTTCCGCGATTGCCCCTAATCAAACCGCGATCACCGCAATCAACGACCAAGCCGTTTACCAATGCCGCTTAATCGTTGATGCCTTGCGCTATACCACGCTGCAATTGTGCGCCTCGAAAGAATCCGGGCATCCCGGCGGCTTTGCCAGTTCTGCCGATGCTTACGCGGCGTTGGTGCTGTTGGGGCATACCAATATCGTCACGGAAGTGGGGCATCATGCGCCCGGTTTCTACAGCGCGATGTTCCTCGACGGCTCGCTGGAAGACATGGGCATTCATACCATGAACGATTTGCAAGCCCGTTTCCGCGAACGTGACGGCTTGTTGGGGCATTTATCCGGCGCGATTCCGGGCTTGCTCGCTCCCGCTGGCCCCTTGGGTCAAGGGCAACATTTTGCGATGGCGGGCGCGTACTTGAATCGCGACAAGCTGTTCCCCTGCACCATCGGCGACGGCGGTTTGGGCGAACCGTACATTTTGTCGGCATTCAAACACTTCCACACCAGCTACCCCGATGTGACCAATTTCTTGCCGGTCTTGGTATGGAACGGCTTCAGTCAGGAACACCATTCGATGGTGTCGCTGATGAGCAATGCGCAAATGCGGGACTACTGGAAAGCGCACGATTTCGGCAATGTGGTGCTGATCGACGCGAAAGATTTCGACGACGCAGGGCAGGAAGGCGCGTATGTGGATAGCACCCTGTTCAGCGATGCGGCGCGAACTGCCTTCACCCGTGCCGTCTTGGAAGGGGCAAAAGCCGCCGCCGATAGCGCGATGAACGGCACGATGTCGGTGCTGATTATCAAGCAAATCAAAGGTTCAGGCATTCACATCCACGGCGCAAAATCGCACAACCTTTACCCCGGCGACACAGTGCAAAAACCCGCGATTGCGGCGGCACTGGAAAAAGGCGCACTCACCCCCGCCGCGTGGGAATTGGTACGCACCACGATGCAACGTGCCGGTGGCGGTTCTGCCAGCCGCACGGTCGTGACCGAATTTGAACGCGCTCTGCCTGATGCCAGCCACTTGCCACGGCAAGATTTCGCGGTCGGTGATAAAGCCGTACCCGCGACCGCGATGGGGCAGATGGTCGCGGAACTCGGCAAGCGTGACCCGCTGTTCGTCGTCACCAATGCCGATGGCAACGAAGCCTCGAACATGAAAATCATCAACGATGTCTTGAAAATCCGCCACCCGACCGTTGACCCGCTCTACAACCAAAGCCCGACGGGGCAAGTGTACGAACCGCTCAACGAAGACGCTTGCGCCGGATTCGCCGCTGCCTTGGCACTGTTTGGTGGACGTTCGCTGTGGTTATCGTATGAAAGTTTCGCCATCAACGGCTGGCCGATCGTGCAAACCGTCGGTCAGGCAATGGCAGAATTGCGCCGCAAAACTCCAGCCGTCGTGACCATGTTTACCGCTGGTGCGTTGGAGCAAGGGCGCAACGGCTGGACGCACCAACGCCCCGAAATCGAAAACTATATCGGCGGACAAATGCGCAACGGCAACGTGTACCTGCTGTATCCGGCGGATGCCAATATGATCCAAGCGGCTTACGGCTGGGCGGTGGAACAGGTCAATAAAAACATCAGCATTATTGCCTCCAAATCGCCGCTGACGGTGTACACCACGCCTTCGCAAGCCAACGCTGCAATTGAACAAGGCGCGGTCACGCTGTATGAATCGCGGGATAGCAGTTGGGAAACCATCGTGTTTGCGGTCACGGGCGACATGATTTACCAGCCGGTATTTGAAGCAAAAGACAAGCTGGAAGCGGCGGGCTATCGGGTACGCATTGTGTGCGTTGCCAATCCACGCCGCTTGTACCGGGCTGCCGATGTCGCTTGGCAACACAGTTCCGAGGCGGATGGCGCATTCATGAGCGATACCGATTTCCACGGGCTGTTTGATGGCGATGCGCTGATCGGGGTTAGCGGCGGCGGCACGATTGCGCTCGAATCCGTGTTGTTGCGCAGCCGTGCGCCCAAGCGTGACCTGTTCGGCTGGCAACGCGGCGAAACCACCGCCAGCGCCAACGAACTCATGGCTTACAACGGCATTACGGCGGATAAGCTCACCGCGTGTGCGCTCGGCATGGTAGGTGAGGCACATGAATAACGCGCCGCTCACCAAAATCATTGCCATCGACGACGATCCGACGGGTTCGCAAACGGTACACAGTTGCCTGCTGCTCACCCGCTGGGATGTCGCCACTTTGCTGGAAGCCTTGCACGATGATGCACCGCTGTTTTTCGTGCTGAGCAATACACGCGGGATGGATGCGGCGAGTGCGGCAAGCGTGACTCGGGAAATTTGCGTCAACTTGCGGGAAGCCTTGGCGCAAGCAGCGGACGCGGGTGTGATGATTCAACCCGTGGTGGTTAGCCGTTCGGATTCGACCTTGCGCGGGCATTATCCGGTGGAAACCGATGTGATCGCGGCTGAACTGGGGCCGTTT
The sequence above is drawn from the Thiothrix subterranea genome and encodes:
- a CDS encoding cysteine protease StiP domain-containing protein encodes the protein MSETQGFHGSYAASDVTFLLRQIVMETTPVEEKERLIQSGQRHYSEMLTLESPPSAAHQALFEQALDDGLERLAREVQALALALQQRRPNRPIVLVSFVRAGVPLGVLLVRALRELGVESEHYGISIVRDKGIDQAAVDWIEQRHAFADIVWVDGWVGKGAIHGELQRSLGKRYPDSEIPLVVLADPTGKAWLAASGEDWLIPFGVLGSTVSGLVSRSILREDGGWHACVNYAHLAEYDVSQWFVDTVDACRRRQQGVAAADWADALRHTLLAQSQATIAQLVETYDITNLNRLKPGIAEATRAVMRRVPEHILVQRLDDPNIRLLRHLAESRGITLQAVGDGLAPYRAITIIKKTT
- a CDS encoding HpcH/HpaI aldolase/citrate lyase family protein; translation: MTTRISPYQLGATLYMPATRPDLLEVILRQKIPDLRSMVICLEDAVREDEVAASLTNLQHCLHELRGQERGVPLVFIRPRHPQMAHKLLAMQGIECIDGFVLPKFDNQSFAAWYAVVQAAPAHLLFMPTLETAQVLDALAVRELCERLQDDGIKSRILALRIGGNDLLSCLRLRTHHAHTLYDGPLGYVVAMLVTHFAPAGFHLTAPVFEYFQDHTVLQAEFQRDLLHGLVGKTVIHPSQIAVIHQALKVDSRDYEAALRILDDAMPAVFQFEGAMCEPATHHHWAVQVMERAKHFGCHLHAVAVDEGMEKECAALY
- a CDS encoding IclR family transcriptional regulator; the encoded protein is MKAETDTTRIQVIDRAAALLDAIARYPEPISLKVLSAETGLHTSTAHRILSSLIDNRFVERDPAGRYRLGIHLLQLGVRLHNKIDLRSVALPYMEALRDQLNESVNLTLREGDVVVYIEKATPNRMMHVQQVVGSRAPLHVTAVGKLMLGVGSDDDIRSYAQRTNLPAYTRNTLSTLPQLLSVCQQAAQQGYALDNEEAEIGVGCIGVLIYDSTGRAVAGLSVSAPMERRQMAWVEAVQAAGKAISAQLGGV